TCCCGGATATTAGATGCAATCACCGGTATTCCGTAACCCATCGCTCATTTCTAAATTTATTGGGATAACAATATTTAATTCTTCAAAGATGAATAACTCCTAAATACTTCATAGCAATCATAAGTAATTGGGATTTATGTTGAAAAAGAATATTTTTCAATCAATTCCTTCGTTTGCTTAATATGTGACCTTGACGAAGCTCCAAATAAAATCGAATTGATTCCTTTCTGGTTACAAATATATTCTATCGCTTCCTCCGGGGGGATTGCACCGGCTGCAAATACTTGCATTGCAATTGATTGGAACTTTCGTTCTCTGATAGTTTGTTCATATTTTTCAATACCACCAGGCATTCTAAATCCTAGTTTATTTATAGAGCTGCAGACTATTGGGTTCTCAATGCCACATTTATCAAGCACATCCAATAATAATGGTAAATTCATTGTTATATAACCTGGTTCAACTTTATATTTTTCCCTAATGTATTTATCGTAAGCTATGAATATATCCTTCATCCCCAATCCAAGAAGTAAATCTGTTACAACATTCTGAATAAATATTACACCTGTTTTTATACCCTTAAACATTTTCATTTCTGCATCGATAAGTAATTCCATTATAGAAATAAAATCTTTTGTGGCAAAAGAAAGACTCCCTTTTGCGATAGTTGTAAACATATTCCCCGGCATATAATTTTTTAATGCTCCAACTATTCCGAGGTCAGTAACAGCGTTTGCATACTTATGCGCATACGGCATACAAGGGTATATTTCAAAATTCTTATATCGCTGGGGGGCTGACCGCAAATGATCACATACTTCTGCAATTCTATCGTGTGTTGTGCACATAAATGTATTAATCCCTATATCATACATATCATCAAGAACCTTTATAATGGCTTTGTTCTCTGCAAACTTTATAGCTTGTGCTCTTGACTTTTCGTCCGATAAGTGATTTACTGCAAAAAACTGATTGTCGCCAAACATTATTCTATCCATGATATTTATACCTCTTTGCCATTTTTAAATAATAGGTCTATCACTTTTTCCGTCTGAAGTGCACTCTCAAATGAGTTTATGTTGTCATGCTTTTTATTTTTTACATGATCAATAAAATAATCTATCTGAGATGAGTACTCCTCACCTCTTAAATAAAAATTAACACCTTCAGTTACGTCGGTAATATATTTGATAGTCCATCCTTTTTTTAAATTCTCTTTTGTATTTTCTTCTTTTAAGTAGATTCTACATTCAGTTGCATCTGCAATAATTTTACCTTTTTTACCGAATACAGATATTTGTGTGGACATCTTTCTGTAAGCATCCTCACTCCAGTTAACCGATAAGATACCACTAAATCCCTTTTCATAAATTAATATGGAGTAAACCGCATCTTCAACTTCTTTTGAGTATATCTTTTTAAGAAATGTTCCTGCAACAGCACTGGGTTCACCAAAGTATAAATTAATCAAGTTAATTACATGAGAAGCATAATCGTACAGACATCCGCCACCCTCATCTTTTTCCGAACGCCACGTTGAGCTTTTTTCACGTACCACGACCGGTCCGTATGCCTCACCAAGAAAATGGTACACTTCACCAATTACATTGTTATCTAAAAGTCTTTTTAACTCTTTGAAAGTGCCCAAGAACCGATTATGGTAACCCACCTGGTTAACTAGCATATTTTTATTTGCTAATTTATACATTTCATTACTGTCTTCTAATGTCAGACTGAATGGCTTCTCAACAAAAACATTTATATTTTTATTTAAAGCATATTTTACCATTTCAAAATGATACTTTGTTGGTGTGGCTATTACCAAACAATCAAATTCATTCTCTCCAATCATTTCCTTGTAATCAGTGTAACATTTTATACGTGTGTACTTCTTTATTGCCTCTAATAAAAATTTTGACGAATCACACGCGGCTAAAAGATTGACTTCAGGATGTGCATTCAGAATTGAGCAATGAGATAGCCCCATTTTTCCAAGTCCTATTATACCAGCTTTAACCATTATTCTTCAATCCTTCAATATTAGTTTTTTATACTCGTTGGCAATGTGTGCCCAACGATAATGTTTATCTGCTAATTCTTTTAATTTTTTACCAATTGCATCAATGTTAAGCGATTCGTAGTTATTAATCAATTGAGTAAGTTCTTTTTCGCTTTTGAAGTAAATCGCCTTGTTATATGTTGTATATTCGTTATAACCAGAAGCAAATGCAAATATTGGTAACCCAAGAAACATAGCTTCTACTAATGATGGGTTAGTACCACCGGCTGAATGCCCATGAATATAAACCGTACAATTGCTACGCAGGATATCTAATTTTTGTTGGTCGTAGATAGCATCCAATAGAATAAGTTTATTTTTATCTAAATACTTTGATTTGAGCATTTTGCCATATTTCGAATCGTTCCAATTGCCAACAATTACTATTGGTAGTCTATTCTGTTTCATAAAAGCTTTTAATATCATTTCGACATTATTATCGACTTGAATTCTAGTAACAATAAAAGCGTATTTTGATTCCAAAAATGGATAATATTTCTTAGCCTCAGGTGTAATACTAACTCTCATTGTTTGATCACCACCATAAGCAATTAAAGTACTACTGCGGCCATATTCAGTAAAAATGTAATCTTGTATTCCAACATTATCAGAAATTATTTGACTACTATATTTCACCAATAGTGCTTCTGATATTTTTATAATTCTTTTAACTTTCGACGACCATTTATCTCTTTTCCAATCTAATCCACCGATATTCAATATCATTTTGTGTCTATATTTTTTTATCAGATGCATAACAAAACCGCCACCAAAACCCAAGAATATAATTTTATCAAATTTTCTGACTGATAATAAAAGCGAAATACTATCGTAGATAATACCCCAAGCACCATGAGATGAAATCGGGATATATTTTAATTTAGCTCCATTATACTCCTTCAACTTTGTAGATAAATCTATTGATGAACAGTAAACCGTTATTTCAAAAGTTTTTGAAAGATGCTTAACAAGATATTCTGCTAACGTTTCAAAACCACCATAAGTGTTTGGAAGACCCCGTATACCAATTATTGCAACTTTCATTTTTTAAATCACTATAATTTCATTATTTAATATAACAATAAAAAGATAATAATTTCTATTTTATTGATGAGGACAGAACTTCATAGGTAGCCTCTAAATAAGCCCTTCCCCATTTAATACAAGGTTCCAAGTGATTTCCTTCAGCCCATTCGTTCCATGCATTAATAAAGATAAAATTTTCTTCAGAAGAATATGGTTTAAAATATTTTACTATATGGGTCAACCACATTTTATATAACGATGGAGTGCTGTTATTAAAAATAATATATCCTCGATCTTTACGAGGAGAATTATCCCAAGAAGGCATAATTCCAGGATATATTTTGTAGTCATATAAATCTTGCTTGCAATTATATTCAACATATTCTTTATAATTATATATATTTCCGAATTTATTATTCGCAAATAGATTTAAAGTTTTTTTAAATAATCTTATGGGATGATCTTTAATAAAATTTCTATACGTCCTACCAAAAGGAGGAAATTGACATGCGGCATCAAAACCAACATCTAAATAAGATTTACCGAAATTGCCAAATGTCTCAAAACGACATAAGTATATTTCAAATCCCTCTTCCTTTGACATTCGCCTCCAAGTTGAAATGGTTTGTTTGATATCCGGGAATTTAACAGAATTATAAATTATAAATACAGGTTTATTATCCACTCTTATATATCGCGGATCTTTAAAATATGGAACTAAATATTCAAAATGTTTTGAATCATCGTCCCGAGAATATGTCTGTTCGAGAATAATATCATTATCCTTTCCATCCCAAGCTCTACTCCAACTTTCATTAGCCCAGCATAACATAAAAGGAAAATCAGGTTTCTTCGAGAATAACATCTCTTCAATTGGTTTCTCGAGCAGTTTTTTACCATTGAACCAATAATGGTAAAAGCAAAATCCATGTATTCCATATTCTTTTGCTATTTTAGATTGTTCCTCAAGGACTTGTGGTAATCTTAAATCATAAAAACCAAGCTCTGTAGGAATATGGGGTTGATAATGACCTTTAAATTTTGGTTTTGCCTTCGCGACATTGAACCATTCTGTAAAACCCTTCCCCCACCATTCATCATTTTCCGGGATAGGATGATATTGAGGCAAATACATTGCAATTGTTCTAATATTTTTCATCTTCAGTCTGTTTCTCAGTGATTCTATTAAAATAATCTAAATATTTATTAACAATATGTTCGGTTGATATATTCTTTTTTATATAGTCTCCTAAATTTTGTGTCATAAATTTATAATTGGAATTTTTCGTAAGTAATATTTTCTTTAACACACGATAAAGATCTTCAGAATCTTGAGATTTAAATAAATATCCCGTTTTATTATCCTCTATATATTCTTTAAATCCTTCCAAATTAGATGCTATGGCAGGAATTCCATAGTTATATGCAATCAACAATGGACCACTTTGTGTAACATCTATATAGGGTAATACAATATAATGAGATGAACAAAACAAGTCAGGAATATCCTGATTAGGAATTAATTTTATTTGTAAATCGAATACTGATGGGTCTTTGATTAATTTTTCATAAATATGCCATTCATCACATACTCCTGCGATCGAAACAACAAATTCATTTTTGAATTCTATCGATAATTTATTTACTGCTTCGATCAAATATTGTAAACCCTTATTCTTTCTAATAGTTCCAAAAAATAGAAATCTGATCTTTCCTTTGGGAGGAATTTTATTTGAACTACCAAAATCTTTTAAGCAAATGCCTGAATAAAAACAATTTTTCTTTGGATATTTTTGTTTAAAAATATTTAATTGCCATCGTGATAATAAGTGAAAATGTTTAAAATACATAAAGATAAATTTTTGAGATAGATCTATAAAATAATAATGTTGATGTTTGTAATGAATTTTTAGATCATGCACCGCATAAACAACATTTTTTGTTCCTAAAATAAAAAAGACGCATAGGAAAAAATAAGGCATACCAAGCATGTCAATGTAAATAACATCAGGTTTTTCTTTTTTTATTGTCTTTAATATTTGAACATACTCCCAAATTATTTTTAAATTTCTTAACCTGTTTTTTAATGATATTATTGAAATATTCGCTATTAAATGTTGTTTAGAATATGATTCTATTTTAGTTGGGGTATAATCAACGTTGCTTTTTTTTCTAAAAAATACATACCAGTATAGCTTTACCTGTCTATTGAGTTCTTTTATGATTTCAACATCAGAATCGAGATAGCATTCTTCGGATATATAGCATATTTTTTTTGACATATATTCACTTATTTAACTACGCAACACACTTGTATTGCCATTTATACATTTTTCATAAGGATTTCTTACATGGATTAATCTTGGTCTGATAATCAGATATTATTTTGTTATTGTGTACGAGAAATATGATCATAAAACTAATGACAAAATATTGTGTTGTTGCCCAACCTGTAAAGGCGTAAAAAAAATAGATTATGAT
The sequence above is drawn from the Bacteroidota bacterium genome and encodes:
- a CDS encoding Gfo/Idh/MocA family oxidoreductase, which codes for MVKAGIIGLGKMGLSHCSILNAHPEVNLLAACDSSKFLLEAIKKYTRIKCYTDYKEMIGENEFDCLVIATPTKYHFEMVKYALNKNINVFVEKPFSLTLEDSNEMYKLANKNMLVNQVGYHNRFLGTFKELKRLLDNNVIGEVYHFLGEAYGPVVVREKSSTWRSEKDEGGGCLYDYASHVINLINLYFGEPSAVAGTFLKKIYSKEVEDAVYSILIYEKGFSGILSVNWSEDAYRKMSTQISVFGKKGKIIADATECRIYLKEENTKENLKKGWTIKYITDVTEGVNFYLRGEEYSSQIDYFIDHVKNKKHDNINSFESALQTEKVIDLLFKNGKEV
- a CDS encoding glycoside hydrolase family 99-like domain-containing protein, whose product is MKNIRTIAMYLPQYHPIPENDEWWGKGFTEWFNVAKAKPKFKGHYQPHIPTELGFYDLRLPQVLEEQSKIAKEYGIHGFCFYHYWFNGKKLLEKPIEEMLFSKKPDFPFMLCWANESWSRAWDGKDNDIILEQTYSRDDDSKHFEYLVPYFKDPRYIRVDNKPVFIIYNSVKFPDIKQTISTWRRMSKEEGFEIYLCRFETFGNFGKSYLDVGFDAACQFPPFGRTYRNFIKDHPIRLFKKTLNLFANNKFGNIYNYKEYVEYNCKQDLYDYKIYPGIMPSWDNSPRKDRGYIIFNNSTPSLYKMWLTHIVKYFKPYSSEENFIFINAWNEWAEGNHLEPCIKWGRAYLEATYEVLSSSIK
- a CDS encoding DUF1972 domain-containing protein; translated protein: MKVAIIGIRGLPNTYGGFETLAEYLVKHLSKTFEITVYCSSIDLSTKLKEYNGAKLKYIPISSHGAWGIIYDSISLLLSVRKFDKIIFLGFGGGFVMHLIKKYRHKMILNIGGLDWKRDKWSSKVKRIIKISEALLVKYSSQIISDNVGIQDYIFTEYGRSSTLIAYGGDQTMRVSITPEAKKYYPFLESKYAFIVTRIQVDNNVEMILKAFMKQNRLPIVIVGNWNDSKYGKMLKSKYLDKNKLILLDAIYDQQKLDILRSNCTVYIHGHSAGGTNPSLVEAMFLGLPIFAFASGYNEYTTYNKAIYFKSEKELTQLINNYESLNIDAIGKKLKELADKHYRWAHIANEYKKLILKD
- a CDS encoding glycosyltransferase family 4 protein; its protein translation is MSKKICYISEECYLDSDVEIIKELNRQVKLYWYVFFRKKSNVDYTPTKIESYSKQHLIANISIISLKNRLRNLKIIWEYVQILKTIKKEKPDVIYIDMLGMPYFFLCVFFILGTKNVVYAVHDLKIHYKHQHYYFIDLSQKFIFMYFKHFHLLSRWQLNIFKQKYPKKNCFYSGICLKDFGSSNKIPPKGKIRFLFFGTIRKNKGLQYLIEAVNKLSIEFKNEFVVSIAGVCDEWHIYEKLIKDPSVFDLQIKLIPNQDIPDLFCSSHYIVLPYIDVTQSGPLLIAYNYGIPAIASNLEGFKEYIEDNKTGYLFKSQDSEDLYRVLKKILLTKNSNYKFMTQNLGDYIKKNISTEHIVNKYLDYFNRITEKQTEDEKY